ACTAAACTGGCTGTTGATCCCGCAGCACCATGTACATCAACATTATGGTAAGAGGCATCACCTGAGGACAAGACTGCTTTCAACATTTGCCATCCCCTCCCTACCCTGTAGTGTCAATGTTGACACCTGCCGAATTGAGCCTGTAGGAATACACAGGTGGTGAGGCAACAACCCTTGAGCCCATTACTAAGGTTGCAATTCTGATTCACAAGAATTCTGTAAGTCAGCCTAGTTGAAAACTTGGCCCCTAAGCATAACCAGAGGCTTCAACATGGAGTGCATTATACTGGGCAAAGTCTTCAATATAATAATACTATTGGTGTAGCACCTGAGTGCTGGCTTGGTACTCAATCTCTTTAGTTGGCAGTGTATTGTTCTCCAGTGTCTCGGTCTTCTTGGGTTTGCTCTTGTCAAACTGGGAGATTTCACTCACATCTGGCTTATCTGCCATTGTTCACTGCAGTCATAGGAGGAATAAGGAGCATataggagccagctcaatgggaagaaaaaaattccaagccatcaacacatatgccctaccagtcatcagatacccagctggaataataaactgGCCAAAAGAGGATATAaaagccacagatatcaggacagagaaactcctcacaatgcatgtgTAACAGCGGTGTGTGTTCTCGCACTCATGCATTGTGATAAAGATGAGGCTCACACTGTCACTTTTGGTTCCAATCCACATTAATTCTGGTAATAAACACAGAGGTATTAGATCTCCAACAGTCAATTTCATAGTACAGCTCAAGAAAATACTAAACCAAAACCAGAATTAATTCGACTCAATGCCGATTAGCCAGCTACACCATGAGGATTAGCTATGAGCTAAAGATTAAAGCTAGCAAAGTCACAGACAACATGGTGTGCTCAACAAACCACTCGACGTAGATTACAACCATCCAATATAATTGCGAAACATTTGCTCTGGTAGTTGGGAGCCTATTTCCACATATAAAGTGCATACAACATTCTtttacacacaaaaacaaagcTATAAAAATATACTTGTGGAGCTTAGTACAAATCAACATACCACAGAGACCAGACATGGCAGACTGGTGACTGAACACGAGGCGCACCCAAGTCTGCAGGGGCACATATTGTGTTTAAACAACAAGAAATATTTCAGACGACACTGAAATGTTTTCTGTTCTTTTTACTAACCTCTCCACACATTCTCATAATGCATGGGCACACCCCCAAAACCCCAGTAGTTGTCGCCATAACAACCTACACTACAATGTgtacacaacaccccccccccaacccccaaagAGCACAGAACTTGTGCACAACCGAATCCCCACCAGCACTGCTGAACAACTATAAGTAGAATGCCCTTGAGGCCTACGCATGGAACTCTGTGACATAGTCCTTTAAGTAAGCAGTGCGGTCCCTTGCTCGTATTGGCTAGCCCTCCTCAACCCCTTTCTGTGGCTTCCCCAAAGCAGCCGCGGAGGCACCCAGAGCATGGCCCAGAGCATGGCCCACCACTGAGTCTGACTGAAGACCAGGAGGAGATTGAGGTGGTTTTGGCCCGTACCTGGGGGCTGTCCGCTGCAGGTGCTGCCTTGCCTTGTGCCTTCAGTGTGTCCAGTGACAGTTCCATTTCCTGACCCAGCATGAGGCCTGTTGGAGAGGCTCCGGTTGTGACGTTCTGGTTGGCTCTGTAGAGCATCAGGATTTGGTTGAGTGCTGTCTGAAACTCACACCCCTGAGCCAGGTGTGCTTGGATGCcatcagggtccgaaattaactttttggcttaccggccaagaggactggtagatgaaaaaaatctaccggccaagcatattctttaccggccaaaataattagtagccttttttgtaCCATATGTacattttcagtacatatcaatgagagaataaggtattgtgttgaataaaagcttttaaaaatgtgacaagagcagatctgaagcaaaaatattttatgtaaatttagtcaatggttaaaagataaaatattacaagtatgatttcatgttttatttgcagtattattgtaaCTACTTGAATGCTCCACacgcccatccctagtcccagactacttctcactctacagcagccactctctttgcaccgtccatgaagtctggcctcctgctcctgacagagtcttggtgccacagatcaaaaGCACTGgtttgggtcatactccctgatctcgggagatgacagctgcaccatcagtagatccgagagtgtgtctgag
This genomic stretch from Lampris incognitus isolate fLamInc1 chromosome 5, fLamInc1.hap2, whole genome shotgun sequence harbors:
- the LOC130113474 gene encoding thymosin beta-b-like; this encodes MADKPDVSEISQFDKSKPKKTETLENNTLPTKEIEKKKQCGKRKQRQKV